Proteins encoded together in one Scyliorhinus canicula chromosome 21, sScyCan1.1, whole genome shotgun sequence window:
- the cpm gene encoding carboxypeptidase M isoform X1 has protein sequence MLAGFPSGPAFMTVRAKAHWMYAVCFILFMLHQYSYALDFKYHHMTSLEAYLQDLQTNYSTLTYVYSIGESVEGRNLWAVAIGETPREHRVGIPEVKCIGNIHGNEPIGREILLHLIDHLVTSYGRDKNITRLVGSMRIHILPSMNPDGFEKASAGKCTGIHGRYNSNKMDLNRNFPDPFGRTDSSLEPETEAVMRWIHSESFVLSASIHGGAIVAAYPYDNNNLGSNNYSRSPDDDVFRYLAKMFSFHHKSMYKGNLCKMKFLNGVTNGAKWYRISGGMQDYNYVWGQCFELTLELSCCKYPTAAQLPHFWEQNKVPLILFIQQVHLGLKGRVLDDKGNPISKATVNIFGRSNLIPFQTNSLGEYYRLLVPGEYVLEVEAEGFDPMNKTVDVFDTINQYTAVVYDIVLQKSK, from the exons ATGTTG GCTGGCTTTCCTTCAGGCCCCGCATTTATGACAGTCAGAGCAAAAGCACACTGGATGTACGCagtgtgttttattttatttatgcTCCATCAGTACTCTTATGCTTTGGACTTTAAGTACCATCACATGACTTCTCTGGAAGCTTATCTTCAGGATCTGCAAACAAATTATTCAACTCTTACCTATGTTTACAGCATCGGGGAGTCAGTGGAAG GACGGAATCTATGGGCTGTTGCAATTGGAGAAACCCCACGAGAACATCGCGTTGGCATCCCTGAGGTTAAATGCATTGGAAATATCCATGGAAATGAG CCCATTGGCCGGGAGATTCTGCTGCATTTAATCGATCACCTGGTTACGAGTTATGGACGCGACAAGAACATTACCAGATTAGTTGGCAGCATGAGAATTCACATTCTGCCCTCGATGAATCCTGATGGGTTTGAAAAGGCTAGTGCCGGAAAGTGCACAGGGATCCACGGACG ATACAACAGTAATAAAATGGATTTAAATAGAAATTTTCCTGATCCTTTTGGAAGAACAGACTCATCACTTGAGCCAGAAACTGAGGCAGTGATGAGGTGGATTCATAGCGAGTCGTTTGTGCTGTCTGCTAGTATCCACGGAGGAGCGATAGTGGCTGCTTATCCATATGATAATAACAACCTAG GTAGCAACAACTATAGCCGGAGTCCTGATGATGATGTGTTCCGATACTTGGCAAAGATGTTTTCCTTTCACCATAAAAGCATGTACAAAGGGAATTTGTGTAAGATGAAATTCCTGAATGGTGTGACGAATGGAGCTAAATGGTACAGGATATCAG GTGGTATGCAAGACTACAATTATGTGTGGGGCCAGTGCTTTGAGCTGACGTTAGAACTGTCTTGTTGCAAGTACCCAACTGCAGCACAACTGCCACACTTTTGGGAACAGAACAAAGTTCCACTCATCCTCTTTATCCAGCAAGTCCATTTAG GATTAAAGGGCAGAGTTCTGGATGATAAGGGAAATCCTATTTCCAAAGCAACTGTAAACATTTTTGGCAGGAGTAATCTTATCCCATTCCAAACCAATTCTCTGGGAGAATACTACAGGCTTCTAGTACCTGGGGAGTATGTTCTTGAG
- the cpm gene encoding carboxypeptidase M isoform X2 has translation MTVRAKAHWMYAVCFILFMLHQYSYALDFKYHHMTSLEAYLQDLQTNYSTLTYVYSIGESVEGRNLWAVAIGETPREHRVGIPEVKCIGNIHGNEPIGREILLHLIDHLVTSYGRDKNITRLVGSMRIHILPSMNPDGFEKASAGKCTGIHGRYNSNKMDLNRNFPDPFGRTDSSLEPETEAVMRWIHSESFVLSASIHGGAIVAAYPYDNNNLGSNNYSRSPDDDVFRYLAKMFSFHHKSMYKGNLCKMKFLNGVTNGAKWYRISGGMQDYNYVWGQCFELTLELSCCKYPTAAQLPHFWEQNKVPLILFIQQVHLGLKGRVLDDKGNPISKATVNIFGRSNLIPFQTNSLGEYYRLLVPGEYVLEVEAEGFDPMNKTVDVFDTINQYTAVVYDIVLQKSK, from the exons ATGACAGTCAGAGCAAAAGCACACTGGATGTACGCagtgtgttttattttatttatgcTCCATCAGTACTCTTATGCTTTGGACTTTAAGTACCATCACATGACTTCTCTGGAAGCTTATCTTCAGGATCTGCAAACAAATTATTCAACTCTTACCTATGTTTACAGCATCGGGGAGTCAGTGGAAG GACGGAATCTATGGGCTGTTGCAATTGGAGAAACCCCACGAGAACATCGCGTTGGCATCCCTGAGGTTAAATGCATTGGAAATATCCATGGAAATGAG CCCATTGGCCGGGAGATTCTGCTGCATTTAATCGATCACCTGGTTACGAGTTATGGACGCGACAAGAACATTACCAGATTAGTTGGCAGCATGAGAATTCACATTCTGCCCTCGATGAATCCTGATGGGTTTGAAAAGGCTAGTGCCGGAAAGTGCACAGGGATCCACGGACG ATACAACAGTAATAAAATGGATTTAAATAGAAATTTTCCTGATCCTTTTGGAAGAACAGACTCATCACTTGAGCCAGAAACTGAGGCAGTGATGAGGTGGATTCATAGCGAGTCGTTTGTGCTGTCTGCTAGTATCCACGGAGGAGCGATAGTGGCTGCTTATCCATATGATAATAACAACCTAG GTAGCAACAACTATAGCCGGAGTCCTGATGATGATGTGTTCCGATACTTGGCAAAGATGTTTTCCTTTCACCATAAAAGCATGTACAAAGGGAATTTGTGTAAGATGAAATTCCTGAATGGTGTGACGAATGGAGCTAAATGGTACAGGATATCAG GTGGTATGCAAGACTACAATTATGTGTGGGGCCAGTGCTTTGAGCTGACGTTAGAACTGTCTTGTTGCAAGTACCCAACTGCAGCACAACTGCCACACTTTTGGGAACAGAACAAAGTTCCACTCATCCTCTTTATCCAGCAAGTCCATTTAG GATTAAAGGGCAGAGTTCTGGATGATAAGGGAAATCCTATTTCCAAAGCAACTGTAAACATTTTTGGCAGGAGTAATCTTATCCCATTCCAAACCAATTCTCTGGGAGAATACTACAGGCTTCTAGTACCTGGGGAGTATGTTCTTGAG